The window ACCCTAATGCTTGACCATCCAGCGAGATTACCCTGCAAGCGTTCATAATTGTTACCGGGCGGCGAGAACAATGATTTTTCACTGCTGGCAGCGGCCAGAAGAGACAGCTTACGGCGAAGCGGCTTTTCAATGATGGCCGGTATCTGTGCGCTCCGTGTCCCATGCACGTAGAACGTTGCAAGCTCACCGTTCTGGCCGTCCTTAAAGCTACCAATCATTCCAGCGCTCCATCATATTATTGAGTGTTCATTATATCATCAAATACGGTCCATGCAACCAAAATGGAACATGGAGCCACCAATTTAGAACATTCGAAAAATGATCCAATTTCGCATAACGATCCTAAGACGATCCCTTTAAAGCCCTTCTTTCTGGCGTAAACCCTCCGGTTCTGTAGCGCATTCAGTATTTCGAAGTGTGCTTGGTATCTCTAGCGAGTATCTATGCCCGGCAAAGGTACTTTGCCGAGAGCGAAGCGGCCTATGCTCGCGTAGCGAGTGAGTTATTAAGTAGTTACATCATCCGTTAAGGTTTCTGCTTTGGGCCTT is drawn from Klebsiella aerogenes and contains these coding sequences:
- a CDS encoding type II toxin-antitoxin system RelE/ParE family toxin, coding for MIGSFKDGQNGELATFYVHGTRSAQIPAIIEKPLRRKLSLLAAASSEKSLFSPPGNNYERLQGNLAGWSSIRVSIQWRLIFRWRDGHAYDIYLDPHKYR